One part of the Halobacteria archaeon AArc-dxtr1 genome encodes these proteins:
- a CDS encoding ATP-dependent DNA helicase encodes MRYFPYEAPYENQREAMDRIHNALSRGQDVLFEGACGTGKTLSSLVPALEVAREEDKTVVITTNVHQQMRQFVAEARAIAREEPIRAIVFKGKSSMCHIDVGYEECQALRDNTRALVDAERDRDQLERRQRELLSESQAGDGSAADARSAVMDELESIEDRLEDLEDGNVCDYYRNNLTEDTDDFFAWLYDDVRTPEEIYEYAEREGFCGYELLKEGIEGVDLVVCNYHHLLDSTIREQFFRWLGRDPEDVIAVFDEAHNVEDAARDHASRACSERTFDSALDELAEADDPRSETAANVLSAFHRALVDTYEESFGFGDRERIDESWEDVSIANEDRRDDLTLAFLQRYSGQGIDADLEAAMKLGQELDEEYEEAYREGESATRTECQTLHAAAFVSAWMNEGTKEGLYPVVSVTRDAGTDEIYGRAELYTCLPRQVTGQLFEEVSATVLMSATLQPFDVTGDVLGLDDPVTMAYGLQFPPERRRTYAVETPALFASDRDDPAVQNAVTEALADAVRMTPGNTLAFFPNYGEAARYGEQLEGRCEKPVYLDEPGVGAEELRQEFVATEGAVLCTSLWGTLAEGVSFDGDDATTVAVVGVPYPHLDDRAEAVQEAYDAAFEGTDTGWRYAVEIPTVRKTRQALGRVIRSPEDVGVRALLDRRYSDRERSDLGKYSVNSTFPHEERQELLDLDPEKLKFAMRNFYADLDAYEGEPPAP; translated from the coding sequence ATGCGGTACTTCCCGTACGAGGCGCCCTACGAGAACCAGCGCGAGGCGATGGACCGGATCCACAACGCGCTCTCGCGGGGCCAGGACGTCCTCTTCGAAGGTGCTTGCGGGACCGGAAAGACCCTCTCCTCGCTCGTCCCGGCCCTGGAGGTCGCCCGCGAGGAGGACAAGACGGTCGTGATCACGACCAACGTCCACCAGCAGATGCGCCAGTTCGTCGCCGAAGCGCGGGCGATCGCCCGCGAGGAGCCGATTCGGGCGATCGTCTTCAAGGGCAAATCCTCGATGTGTCACATCGACGTGGGCTACGAGGAGTGCCAGGCGCTGCGGGACAACACCCGGGCACTCGTCGACGCCGAGCGCGATCGCGACCAGTTAGAACGGCGCCAGCGCGAGCTCTTATCTGAGAGTCAGGCGGGAGACGGCTCGGCGGCGGACGCCCGAAGCGCCGTCATGGACGAGCTCGAATCGATCGAAGACCGACTCGAGGATCTCGAGGATGGCAACGTCTGTGACTACTACCGGAACAACCTCACCGAAGACACGGACGACTTCTTCGCGTGGCTGTACGACGACGTGCGCACCCCCGAGGAGATCTACGAGTACGCCGAGCGGGAGGGGTTCTGTGGCTACGAACTCCTGAAGGAGGGAATCGAGGGCGTCGATCTGGTCGTCTGTAACTACCACCACCTGCTGGATTCGACCATCCGCGAGCAGTTCTTCCGCTGGCTCGGGCGCGACCCCGAGGACGTCATCGCCGTCTTCGACGAGGCCCACAACGTCGAGGACGCGGCTCGCGACCACGCCAGTCGCGCCTGTTCGGAACGGACGTTCGACTCCGCGCTGGACGAACTCGCCGAGGCGGACGATCCGCGGTCCGAGACGGCCGCGAACGTCCTCTCGGCGTTTCATCGCGCGCTCGTCGACACGTACGAGGAGTCGTTCGGCTTCGGCGACCGCGAACGAATCGACGAGAGCTGGGAGGACGTCTCAATCGCCAACGAGGACCGGCGCGACGACCTTACACTCGCGTTTCTCCAGCGCTACTCGGGCCAGGGAATCGACGCCGACCTGGAGGCTGCGATGAAACTCGGCCAGGAACTAGACGAGGAGTACGAGGAGGCCTACCGCGAGGGCGAGTCGGCGACCCGAACCGAGTGCCAGACCCTCCACGCCGCGGCGTTCGTCAGCGCCTGGATGAACGAAGGGACCAAAGAGGGACTGTACCCCGTCGTCTCGGTGACCCGCGACGCCGGCACGGACGAGATCTACGGTCGGGCCGAACTGTACACCTGTCTGCCGCGGCAGGTGACCGGCCAGCTGTTTGAGGAGGTCTCGGCGACCGTGCTCATGAGCGCGACGCTCCAGCCGTTCGACGTCACGGGAGACGTTCTGGGACTCGACGACCCCGTCACGATGGCCTACGGGCTCCAGTTTCCCCCCGAGCGCCGGCGAACCTACGCGGTGGAGACGCCCGCGCTGTTCGCCTCGGATCGGGACGATCCGGCCGTCCAGAACGCGGTCACGGAGGCGCTTGCCGACGCCGTCCGGATGACGCCCGGCAACACGCTGGCCTTTTTCCCCAACTACGGCGAGGCCGCCCGCTACGGCGAGCAGCTAGAGGGACGCTGTGAGAAGCCAGTCTATCTCGACGAGCCGGGCGTGGGCGCCGAGGAGCTCCGCCAGGAGTTCGTCGCTACCGAGGGTGCCGTGCTCTGTACCTCGCTGTGGGGAACGCTCGCCGAAGGAGTGAGTTTCGACGGCGACGACGCCACCACAGTAGCGGTCGTCGGCGTCCCCTATCCACACCTCGATGATCGCGCGGAAGCGGTCCAGGAGGCCTACGACGCCGCCTTCGAGGGAACCGACACCGGCTGGCGGTACGCGGTCGAAATTCCGACCGTCAGAAAGACCCGCCAGGCGCTCGGTCGAGTGATTCGCTCGCCCGAAGACGTCGGCGTTCGGGCGCTGCTCGACCGGCGGTATTCGGACCGAGAACGGAGCGATCTGGGGAAGTACAGCGTCAACAGCACGTTCCCACACGAGGAACGCCAGGAGCTACTGGATCTCGACCCGGAGAAGCTCAAGTTCGCCATGCGAAACTTCTACGCCGATCTCGACGCCTACGAAGGGGAGCCGCCGGCGCCGTGA
- a CDS encoding 2'-5' RNA ligase family protein, protein MYSVNVPVPGRVRQLAAELYPSLVGFDTVRDEHSCLLKRLGDAEQVSHLQHRTRRALEGAPAVEARITSIEYFEDPPLGAAPVVYFAVESPGLESIHADLIESFGAVEGLEGDDYVPHVTLARGGDREAARRLAEREIEPITWTVTELEFWDGTYRLPVNRISLPA, encoded by the coding sequence GTGTACAGCGTCAACGTCCCCGTTCCTGGCCGCGTTCGCCAGCTCGCCGCCGAGCTGTACCCGTCGCTCGTCGGCTTCGATACCGTCCGCGACGAACACTCCTGCCTGCTCAAACGTCTCGGCGACGCCGAGCAGGTCTCTCATCTCCAGCACCGAACGCGACGGGCGCTCGAGGGCGCCCCCGCCGTCGAGGCCCGAATCACGAGTATCGAGTACTTCGAAGACCCACCCCTCGGGGCCGCACCGGTCGTCTACTTCGCCGTCGAGAGCCCGGGGCTCGAATCGATCCACGCCGACCTGATCGAGAGCTTTGGGGCGGTCGAAGGGCTCGAGGGAGACGACTACGTCCCCCACGTTACCCTCGCCCGAGGCGGCGACCGCGAGGCGGCGCGTCGGCTCGCCGAACGCGAGATCGAGCCGATCACCTGGACGGTGACGGAACTCGAGTTCTGGGACGGGACTTACCGGCTGCCGGTCAACCGGATCTCGCTGCCGGCGTGA